From one Lotus japonicus ecotype B-129 chromosome 3, LjGifu_v1.2 genomic stretch:
- the LOC130749757 gene encoding serine carboxypeptidase-like 11 — protein MFSKCQILLAFALCLQFHMSSQLQTKVEMLPGFQGPLPFHLETGYVGLGESDDDDMQVFYYFIKSENNPQKDPLMLWLTGGPGCSSFSGLAFQIGPLKFESKEYDGSVPNLVLRSQSWTKVCSIIFVDLPLGTGFSYAKNVTTQRSDWKLVHHAHQFLRKWLTDHPEFFSNEFYMGGDSYSGIPAPAIVQEISNGNEKGLQPWINLQGYLLGNPLTTHRERNYQIPFAHGMGLISDELYESMQKNCKGDYVFIDSKNEMCLRDVKYFDECLSGINMFDILDRKCEDDSRRRSLTQSLDLEASLSSRLTRPELSCQTYSFFLATKWANDESVRKALHIREGTIGKWTRCYTTDFKNDISGSFEFHVNLSAKGYRSLIYSGDHDAKVPFMSTQAWIRALNYSIVDDWRSWLVNGQVAGYTRSYSNRMTFATVKGAGHTAPEYKPDEGFSMFTRWLSNMPL, from the exons ATGTTTTCAAAGTGTCAGATCCTGCTTGCCTTTGCACTATGCTTGCAGTTTCACATGTCATCTCAGCTTCAAACCAAAGTAGAAATGCTTCCTGGTTTTCAAGGGCCTCTTCCCTTTCATCTAGAAACAGG GTATGTGGGATTGGGAgaaagtgatgatgatgacatgCAAGTGTTCTACTACTTCATTAAGTCAGAGAACAACCCTCAAAAAGACCCTCTTATGCTTTGGCTAACTGGTGGTCCTGGTTGTTCTTCCTTTTCAGGCCTTGCCTTTCAGATAG GTCCACTTAAATTTGAAAGCAAGGAGTACGATGGGAGCGTGCCTAATTTGGTCTTGAGGTCACAGTCCTGGACAAAG GTATGTAGCATCATTTTTGTTGATTTGCCACTTGGAACTGGCTTCTCATACGCAAAAAATGTCACTACACAACGAAGCGACTGGAAATTAGTTCACCATGCCCATCAATTTCTCAGGAAG TGGCTGACTGATCACCCGGAATTTTTTTCAAATGAATTTTACATGGGGGGCGATTCATACTCTGGCATTCCTGCCCCTGCTATTGTTCAAGAAATTTCAAATG GAAATGAAAAAGGTCTCCAACCATGGATAAATCTCCAG GGATATTTGCTTGGGAACCCTTTGACAACACATAGAGAAAGAAATTATCAAATCCCATTTGCTCATGGAATGGGGCTTATTTCTGATGAACTCTATGAG TCAATGCAGAAAAACTGTAAAGGGGATTATGTATTTATAGATTCCAAAAACGAAATGTGTTTAAGAGATGTCAAGTACTTTGATGAG TGTCTTTCAGGAATTAATATGTTTGATATTCTGGATAGAAAATGTGAAGATGATTCACGTCGGAGATCTCTGACGCAGAGTTTGGACTTGGAGGCCTCTCTTAGTTCTCGTCTTACACGGCCAGAATTAAGCTGCCAA ACCTATAGTTTTTTCCTCGCCACTAAATGGGCTAATGATGAGAGTGTTCGCAAGGCGTTGCATATTCGAGAG GGAACTATAGGGAAATGGACCCGTTGTTACACTACTGATTTTAAGAATGATATCTCTGGTAGCTTTGAGTTTCATGTAAATCTCAGTGCTAAAGGTTACCGTTCCTTGATATACAG TGGGGATCATGATGCAAAAGTTCCTTTCATGTCTACTCAAGCGTGGATAAGGGCTCTAAACTACTCCATTGTGGACGATTGGAGGTCGTGGCTTGTTAATGGCCAAGTTGCAGG ATACACGAGGTCTTACTCGAATCGAATGACATTTGCAACTGTGAAG GGTGCAGGACATACTGCTCCTGAGTACAAGCCTGATGAAGGTTTTTCCATGTTCACTAGGTGGTTATCTAATATGCCTTTGTAA